The Mucilaginibacter yixingensis genome window below encodes:
- the infC gene encoding translation initiation factor IF-3, with amino-acid sequence MALNKPNFTRGPRPPFKKKEAEHNINQFIRAQEVRLVGENIEQGIYSLREALAMAQEQELDLVEISPNAVPPVCRIIDYNKFIYEQKKKLKEIKSNAKQTVIKEIRFGPNTDDHDFEFKLKHAIKFLEAGEKVRAYVHFKGRAIVYKEHGEILLLRFAQALEEVGKVEQLPKLEGKRMFLTVAPKAAKK; translated from the coding sequence TTGGCATTAAACAAACCTAATTTTACCCGTGGTCCACGGCCGCCTTTCAAAAAGAAAGAAGCCGAGCATAACATTAATCAGTTCATCCGTGCGCAGGAAGTGCGTTTGGTGGGCGAAAATATTGAGCAGGGTATTTACTCGCTCAGAGAAGCGTTGGCCATGGCTCAGGAGCAAGAGTTGGACCTGGTAGAGATCTCTCCAAACGCGGTTCCTCCTGTATGTCGTATCATAGACTATAACAAGTTTATCTACGAACAGAAGAAAAAGCTCAAAGAGATTAAAAGCAATGCCAAGCAAACGGTTATCAAAGAGATCCGCTTCGGACCGAATACTGATGATCATGACTTTGAATTTAAACTGAAGCATGCCATCAAATTTTTGGAAGCAGGCGAAAAGGTAAGGGCTTACGTACACTTTAAAGGCCGTGCCATTGTTTACAAAGAGCATGGCGAGATTTTGCTGTTGCGCTTTGCACAGGCTTTAGAAGAAGTTGGTAAAGTAGAGCAGTTGCCTAAACTGGAAGGTAAACGTATGTTCCTGACGGTTGCGCCTAAAGCAGCTAAGAAGTAA
- the thrS gene encoding threonine--tRNA ligase — protein MINITLPDGSVRQYDKGITSMQIALSISEGLARNVLAAEVDGQVWDATRPIEQDSHVKLLTWNDADGKSTFWHSSAHLLAEALEALYPGTKFGIGPAIETGFYYDVDFGDVTFSQDDFKKIEDKMLELAKTKAEYIRKPVSKADALDYFTEKGDEYKLDLIKDLPDGAITFYTQGNFTDLCRGPHIPNTGFIKAVKLMNVAGAYWRGDETRKQLTRIYAVTFPKASELSDYLHMIEEAKKRDHRKLGKELELFTFSEKVGMGLPLWLPKGAALRERLVNFLQKAQVKAGYEQVITPHIGHKNLYVTSGHYEKYGKDSFQPIKTPQEGEEFFLKPMNCPHHCEIYKSKPRSYKDLPVRFAEFGTVYRYEQSGELHGLTRVRGFTQDDAHLFCRPDQVKDEFKKVIDLVLYVFGALGFDNFTAQISLRDPENKAKYIGTDENWDLAENAIKEAAAEKGLPTVVELGEAAFYGPKLDFMVKDALGRKWQLGTIQVDYNLPERFELEYTGSDNAKHRPVMIHRAPFGSLERFVAVLIEHCAGNFPLWLSPEQFIILPISEKYEDYAKKVSDSLKDSDICGLIDFRDEKVGRKIRDAEVKKIPYMLVVGEKEEAEGQVSIRKHGQGDLGSMSVDEFKQLIIKEITV, from the coding sequence ATGATTAACATTACACTCCCAGACGGTTCCGTTCGTCAGTACGACAAGGGAATCACTTCAATGCAAATCGCATTGTCAATTTCAGAAGGTTTAGCGCGCAATGTTTTGGCTGCCGAGGTAGACGGCCAGGTATGGGATGCAACACGCCCAATTGAGCAGGATTCGCACGTAAAACTGTTGACCTGGAACGATGCCGATGGTAAATCAACTTTTTGGCATTCATCAGCCCACTTACTGGCAGAGGCTTTGGAAGCCTTGTATCCGGGCACCAAGTTTGGTATCGGTCCGGCCATTGAAACAGGCTTCTACTACGATGTTGACTTTGGCGATGTAACTTTCTCGCAAGACGATTTCAAGAAAATTGAAGACAAAATGCTGGAGTTGGCCAAAACCAAGGCCGAGTACATCCGCAAACCGGTTAGCAAAGCCGATGCGCTTGATTATTTCACTGAAAAAGGCGATGAGTACAAGCTGGATCTGATTAAAGATCTGCCTGATGGCGCTATCACTTTCTATACCCAGGGTAACTTTACCGACTTGTGCCGCGGTCCGCACATTCCAAACACCGGCTTTATTAAAGCCGTGAAGTTGATGAACGTGGCTGGCGCTTACTGGCGCGGTGATGAAACCCGCAAACAGTTAACACGTATCTACGCGGTAACCTTCCCTAAAGCCAGCGAGTTGAGCGATTACCTGCACATGATCGAAGAAGCCAAAAAACGCGATCACCGTAAATTGGGTAAAGAGCTGGAACTGTTTACTTTTAGCGAAAAAGTGGGCATGGGCTTGCCATTGTGGTTGCCAAAAGGTGCCGCCCTGCGCGAGCGTCTGGTAAACTTTCTGCAGAAAGCACAGGTGAAGGCCGGCTACGAGCAGGTGATTACCCCGCATATTGGCCATAAAAACCTGTATGTAACATCTGGTCACTATGAGAAATATGGCAAAGACAGCTTCCAGCCGATAAAAACACCACAGGAGGGCGAAGAGTTCTTTCTGAAACCGATGAACTGTCCGCACCATTGCGAAATCTATAAATCAAAACCACGTTCATATAAAGACCTGCCAGTGCGTTTTGCCGAGTTTGGTACCGTATACCGTTATGAGCAAAGCGGCGAGCTGCATGGCTTAACCCGTGTGCGTGGCTTTACTCAGGATGATGCCCACTTATTCTGTCGCCCAGATCAGGTAAAAGACGAGTTTAAAAAGGTAATTGACCTGGTACTTTACGTGTTCGGTGCTTTAGGTTTTGACAACTTTACCGCACAGATATCACTGCGCGATCCTGAAAATAAAGCCAAATACATTGGTACTGACGAGAACTGGGATCTGGCCGAGAACGCTATTAAAGAAGCAGCTGCCGAAAAAGGTCTGCCAACCGTGGTAGAACTGGGCGAGGCCGCATTCTACGGCCCTAAGTTGGACTTTATGGTGAAGGATGCCCTGGGCCGCAAATGGCAATTGGGTACCATCCAGGTAGATTATAACCTGCCTGAACGCTTTGAGCTGGAGTATACCGGCAGCGACAATGCAAAGCACCGCCCGGTAATGATTCACCGTGCGCCGTTCGGCTCGCTGGAACGCTTTGTGGCGGTGTTGATTGAGCATTGTGCAGGCAATTTCCCGCTGTGGTTATCGCCAGAACAATTCATCATTTTGCCGATATCTGAAAAATATGAAGATTATGCAAAAAAAGTTTCAGATTCATTAAAAGATTCCGATATTTGCGGGCTAATTGACTTTAGGGATGAAAAAGTTGGGCGGAAAATCCGCGACGCCGAAGTCAAAAAGATACCATACATGCTGGTAGTAGGCGAGAAGGAAGAGGCTGAAGGCCAGGTTTCTATCCGCAAACACGGTCAGGGCGACTTGGGCAGCATGTCGGTAGATGAATTTAAACAACTGATAATAAAAGAAATAACAGTATAA
- the rpmI gene encoding 50S ribosomal protein L35 — protein sequence MPKMKTNSSAKKRFKLTGTGKIARKNAFKSHILTKMSTKRKRNLTHTSLVSDADMGNVKRMLCIGK from the coding sequence ATGCCAAAAATGAAAACCAATTCCAGTGCAAAAAAGCGTTTTAAGCTTACTGGAACAGGTAAAATTGCAAGAAAGAACGCTTTCAAAAGCCACATCTTAACCAAGATGTCTACTAAACGTAAGCGTAACTTAACGCACACCAGCTTGGTGAGCGATGCCGACATGGGCAACGTTAAACGTATGCTTTGCATCGGTAAGTAA
- the rplT gene encoding 50S ribosomal protein L20: MPRSVNAVASRRRRKKIMNLAKGYYGSRSKVYTIAKNTVEKGLQYAYRDRKTKKREFRALWIQRINAGARQHGISYSQLMGKLNAKEIGLNRKVLADLAMNNPDAFKAVVDAVK; this comes from the coding sequence ATGCCACGTTCAGTCAATGCAGTAGCTTCAAGACGCCGCCGCAAAAAAATCATGAACCTTGCCAAAGGTTACTATGGTTCACGCAGCAAGGTTTACACCATTGCTAAAAACACAGTAGAAAAAGGTTTACAATACGCTTACCGCGACCGTAAAACCAAGAAAAGAGAATTCCGCGCTCTGTGGATTCAGCGTATCAATGCCGGCGCACGCCAGCATGGTATCTCTTACTCACAATTGATGGGTAAACTGAATGCCAAAGAAATCGGCTTAAACCGTAAAGTTCTGGCTGATTTAGCTATGAACAACCCAGATGCTTTCAAAGCAGTTGTTGATGCGGTAAAATAA